In one window of Cytophagia bacterium CHB2 DNA:
- a CDS encoding bacteriocin-protection protein: SYTIRVTPRKPRSVWSAINLKRVEELTKMGLMHPAGLAVFQARDSKKSGLYSFENRPQKLASKYEKQMRANKKAWAFFQAQPPWYRRTASWWVLSAKKEETRLKRLATLIADSAQRKTIAPLKRPARRTKNNT; encoded by the coding sequence AGCTACACCATTCGCGTGACGCCGCGCAAACCCCGCAGTGTGTGGAGCGCGATCAACCTCAAACGCGTCGAGGAGCTTACCAAGATGGGGCTAATGCATCCGGCAGGACTTGCCGTCTTTCAAGCACGTGACTCCAAGAAATCCGGACTCTACTCCTTCGAGAACAGGCCGCAAAAACTCGCGTCCAAATACGAAAAGCAAATGCGCGCCAACAAAAAAGCCTGGGCGTTTTTTCAAGCGCAACCGCCGTGGTATCGTCGTACCGCGAGTTGGTGGGTGCTCAGCGCCAAGAAAGAAGAAACGCGCTTGAAGCGGCTGGCGACGCTGATTGCCGACTCCGCGCAGCGAAAAACCATTGCGCCGCTCAAACGCCCGGCACGGCGAACGAAGAACAATACTTGA
- a CDS encoding deoxyhypusine synthase: MNGTISKFIERNFLHFNAATLVEAARAYKTHIEGGGKMMITLAGAMSTAELGISLAEMIRRDKVHIISCTGANLEEDLMNLVAHKHYKRIPNYRELSADEETQLLENGYNRVTDTCIPEDEAFRRVQKHIFAQWKKAHDSGERSFPHEYIYKILRSGEMEQYYEINPENSWILAAAAKNLPIVCPGWEDSTLGNIFASYCYKKQLQPAVMKSGIESMIWLADWYKKNAAGKGVGFFQIGGGIAGDFPICVVPMLYQDLGVKDVPFWAYFCQISDSTTSYGSYSGAVPNEKITWGKLSKETPRFIVESDASIVAPLMFAYVLGQ; the protein is encoded by the coding sequence ATGAACGGCACGATTTCAAAATTTATTGAACGGAATTTTTTGCATTTCAATGCCGCTACGTTGGTGGAAGCCGCCCGAGCATACAAAACACATATAGAGGGCGGCGGCAAGATGATGATCACGCTCGCCGGCGCCATGAGCACGGCGGAGTTGGGCATCTCGCTCGCGGAAATGATCCGGCGCGACAAGGTCCACATCATTTCCTGCACCGGCGCGAATCTTGAAGAAGATCTCATGAACTTGGTGGCGCACAAGCATTACAAACGCATACCGAATTACCGCGAGCTGAGCGCCGACGAAGAGACGCAGCTTCTGGAGAACGGGTACAACCGCGTGACGGATACCTGCATTCCGGAAGATGAGGCGTTTCGCCGCGTGCAAAAACATATTTTTGCGCAATGGAAAAAAGCGCACGATAGCGGCGAGCGTTCTTTTCCGCACGAGTACATTTATAAAATTCTACGTTCCGGCGAGATGGAACAGTATTACGAAATCAATCCGGAGAATAGTTGGATACTCGCGGCTGCCGCGAAAAACTTGCCGATTGTCTGTCCGGGCTGGGAAGATTCGACGTTGGGAAATATTTTTGCTTCTTATTGCTACAAGAAACAACTGCAGCCTGCGGTGATGAAGTCCGGCATTGAGAGCATGATCTGGCTGGCCGATTGGTACAAGAAAAATGCGGCGGGCAAGGGTGTGGGATTTTTTCAAATCGGCGGCGGCATTGCGGGAGATTTCCCCATTTGCGTCGTGCCCATGCTGTATCAGGATCTCGGCGTGAAAGATGTGCCGTTCTGGGCGTATTTCTGCCAGATTTCGGATTCGACAACAAGCTATGGCTCCTATTCCGGCGCGGTGCCCAATGAAAAAATCACCTGGGGCAAGCTCAGCAAGGAAACCCCGCGGTTCATTGTGGAGTCCGATGCCAGCATCGTGGCGCCGTTGATGTTTGCCTATGTTCTCGGGCAATAA
- a CDS encoding DUF664 domain-containing protein, with the protein MYRKIEDFNKDWAYESEATLKMIKNLTEASLNQRVTSEGRSLGFLAWHLIVTHAEMLTLAGLTIPAPGEPDNVPASAAEIAAAYERSARTVAEQVAKNWSDASLLQEVDMYGEKWTLGYTLASLIRHEAHHRGQMTVLMRQAGLPVPGVYGPSREEWAQFGMPAPQ; encoded by the coding sequence ATGTATCGCAAAATTGAAGATTTCAACAAGGATTGGGCGTACGAAAGCGAAGCCACCCTTAAGATGATCAAGAATCTGACCGAGGCTTCCCTGAACCAGCGCGTCACCTCCGAAGGCCGTTCGCTGGGCTTTCTTGCGTGGCACTTGATCGTTACTCATGCCGAGATGCTCACCCTCGCCGGATTGACGATACCAGCGCCCGGCGAGCCGGACAACGTGCCCGCCTCAGCCGCAGAAATCGCGGCGGCGTACGAGCGCTCGGCGCGTACCGTAGCTGAACAAGTCGCGAAGAACTGGTCGGATGCTTCGCTTCTGCAGGAAGTGGACATGTATGGTGAGAAGTGGACGTTGGGCTACACGCTGGCCTCGCTTATTCGTCACGAGGCGCATCATCGCGGCCAGATGACGGTGCTCATGCGGCAGGCGGGTTTGCCGGTGCCGGGCGTCTATGGCCCGTCACGGGAGGAGTGGGCGCAATTCGGCATGCCGGCGCCGCAATGA
- a CDS encoding arginase, translating into MHNQFILSPFFLEKPLPVAERLASPEWIINKPQLPEGGQMACMSIVHRHLADIVANTVKSGHRPVSVVGDCCATIGVLAGLQHAGLMPRLVWLDAHGDFNTWETTPSGFIGGMPLAMIVGRGDQTLLQAASLAPLAERDVILVDARDLDPGERELLQQSAVLHVTKVAALPQLVSATQPLYIHLDVDVLDFADAPAMKYPVRGGPELGTLCAILEHLANSAPVVGVSMTLWDLEQDADGRTAHASMALLQAAIGEAEHDNNIGSGKPG; encoded by the coding sequence ATGCATAATCAATTCATCTTATCGCCATTCTTTCTTGAAAAGCCGCTTCCCGTTGCGGAGCGTTTGGCTTCGCCGGAATGGATCATCAATAAGCCGCAGTTGCCGGAGGGTGGTCAAATGGCGTGCATGTCAATCGTGCATCGTCATTTGGCCGATATCGTTGCGAACACGGTGAAAAGCGGGCATCGACCGGTCAGCGTTGTCGGCGATTGTTGCGCTACCATCGGCGTGCTGGCGGGCTTGCAACACGCCGGCCTCATGCCACGCCTCGTGTGGCTTGATGCGCATGGCGATTTCAACACTTGGGAAACCACGCCCAGCGGGTTTATCGGCGGCATGCCGCTGGCAATGATCGTCGGGCGAGGCGACCAAACGTTGCTGCAAGCGGCGTCATTGGCGCCGCTCGCGGAGCGTGATGTCATTCTGGTGGATGCGCGCGATCTTGATCCCGGCGAGCGTGAATTGCTGCAACAATCGGCTGTGCTGCATGTGACGAAAGTGGCGGCCCTTCCTCAACTTGTCTCAGCCACCCAACCGCTCTATATTCACCTGGATGTCGATGTGCTTGACTTTGCTGACGCGCCCGCGATGAAGTATCCCGTGCGCGGAGGGCCGGAGCTTGGCACGCTTTGCGCGATACTTGAGCATCTGGCAAACAGCGCACCGGTGGTTGGCGTTTCAATGACATTGTGGGATCTCGAACAGGATGCGGATGGACGCACGGCACACGCCAGTATGGCGTTGTTGCAAGCGGCGATTGGCGAGGCTGAACATGACAACAATATCGGCAGCGGTAAACCAGGATAA